The Pseudanabaena sp. ABRG5-3 genome includes the window CAAGCCATATTTTCTGAGGATAGTCTTAGTAAGTCGATCTGGTTTGATGGAATTTTTTGCAACCAAACAGAATTTGGTTCTTCGAGTATATCGCCCAAAACCGTAGGCGAAAGCTTACCCAAATTAGAGGCGATCTCATTGCCTTCAGAGGTATTGAGACTAGCGATCGCCTCTAGCAATGCTAATACCAAAATTCTCTTTTTACGGGAGATTGCCTCTAGTAATAGGGAGACGGCAGGACGATATTCTAAGAGACAGGGTTGATTGAGGTTGTGGTAAGACTGCAATAGCTGGGCAAGGCGATCGAGATAAAAATAGGACTTTTGCTTTAGAGACGCATCGTGATCGAAATCTTGCGTAATTTCTTGTTCCTCCGTAGGCGTGATGTTATAAGTTTGAGCCAATTGCTGTGAGGCAGTATTAGCATCTAAATTTTGGAGATAAACTAAGCGCTCAAGAGCCTTGCGATAGCCCGAGATGCGGACTAAGTTCTCAAGATTACGCTGGCGATTAGGGTCGAGGAGTTGGGGATCTTCTACACCTAACTCTTCGAGGAGACTGCGGTGTTCGGTATCAGAAATATCTAACTCTGTACGTAATTGCCTTAATAGTTCCAAGCTACTAGCAGAATTGGTATAACCCTCCTCCAAGGATTCACGCAAAACCCCTTTATAAGCTTCATAGCGCTTTTGTTTGGTAAATCCTGGTAACACCTTCGCCAACACATAGACCTCATGGGGATTGAGATCATCCACATCGCGATCGCTAAAGTATTGATTTAAAGGGAAGTTCATCTTCAATAATTGCTTGCGGAATCTACCTGCCAAGCCTTCCCTTGCATAGAGTTCAGGATCGCGTTTGAGGGTGTGAGCTAACCACAAAGTACTGACTAAAACGACAACTACATCAATGGTTTCTTGAAAAAAATTGGGCAATAGGCGAATAAAGGGACGACCACCAAAAATAAAAAATAGATTGAAAGCAATAAAGGTGCTGATACTAAATAAATGATGGCGAATCAATAAATTAGAAGTTTTTTGTTTAGAGAAATTGAGGTAAGAGCGATAAAGACGTTCGCTGAGCGTACCAAAGATATAACCTAATCCTGTAAATAAGCCCAAGGTTAGCGGCACGGCTACAATTTTGGGAATAGGAATAGCTTGATTGTATAGATAAAATCCAGAGGACAGTAATTTTTGAATGGAGTTGCCCTCCATCGCCCAAGCCCCTGAAAAATAATAGTCCCAACTGCCTGCATAGAGATAGTAATAAAAGAAATAGCCCACTACTAATCCCAAATAGCAGTAATAAAGGAATTTAGTCTCAGGCTTCTCAATACCATCCCAATAGGATCGCTCTGAGTCGATGTCAATACAAGGATTTTGGCAAGCTACGCAGGCGCTTTGCTCTTTCCCATCATTGGTAATCGTGCGACACATCGATTGGGTAATTGATACTTCGCTCATATGTGCCTTAGTCGCCAATAGAGCCGATGGTTCCGCATAGATTTTCTGCACAGGAGCCATCGGACAGAAGTAATTACACCAAGTCTTACCGCCATAGAGATATCCGACAACGATAGCTGCGGCGATCGTCAGCAGTAGCCATAAACCGAGAGCGATCGCATTGCCATTAATAAACAAGATC containing:
- a CDS encoding cyclic nucleotide-binding domain-containing protein; its protein translation is MLYNISEQQIRKVRWVLTCAWLLLIASLFYDPISPLITTPSQTWSPFRIKPEDCISVQNTCLELQPYPLGAPIFWGIIVPSAIFILLVFGHELWRRICPLSFLSQIPRALGWQRQIKRTDSKTGKVRYEIPKVKKDSWLGKNYLYLQFGLLFIGLCSRILFINGNAIALGLWLLLTIAAAIVVGYLYGGKTWCNYFCPMAPVQKIYAEPSALLATKAHMSEVSITQSMCRTITNDGKEQSACVACQNPCIDIDSERSYWDGIEKPETKFLYYCYLGLVVGYFFYYYLYAGSWDYYFSGAWAMEGNSIQKLLSSGFYLYNQAIPIPKIVAVPLTLGLFTGLGYIFGTLSERLYRSYLNFSKQKTSNLLIRHHLFSISTFIAFNLFFIFGGRPFIRLLPNFFQETIDVVVVLVSTLWLAHTLKRDPELYAREGLAGRFRKQLLKMNFPLNQYFSDRDVDDLNPHEVYVLAKVLPGFTKQKRYEAYKGVLRESLEEGYTNSASSLELLRQLRTELDISDTEHRSLLEELGVEDPQLLDPNRQRNLENLVRISGYRKALERLVYLQNLDANTASQQLAQTYNITPTEEQEITQDFDHDASLKQKSYFYLDRLAQLLQSYHNLNQPCLLEYRPAVSLLLEAISRKKRILVLALLEAIASLNTSEGNEIASNLGKLSPTVLGDILEEPNSVWLQKIPSNQIDLLRLSSENMACSVAIAVSEVVDTLTDLLQEPNPLIQAVSLYLLQVLDFAASRVAAVEIESQHPLVQEMITLILKSTQSLPLANFEKLERVVYLFNSDFFHSLDNEILIELSDRAYVKSYLENEHITEAGDTCRELLLLIEGNVEIRIIRADQSETISNLVSGKVLDELEVLTHTNLTGTITAKSSPTRVLAIPVDTFDDLMDRDRSLALKVLELESGRLKTLLSKE